Proteins found in one uncultured Desulfuromonas sp. genomic segment:
- the nuoD gene encoding NADH dehydrogenase (quinone) subunit D, with translation MATTETMTINMGPQHPSTHGVLQLVLELDGETVVKAVPHIGFLHRGVEKLSENRSYHRALPLTDRLDYLAPMSNNLGYVLAVEKLLGITDQIPERAKVVRVMMAELTRIKSHLVWLATHALDIGAMTVFLYCFREREAIMDMYEKLSGARMTSNYFRVGGLSLDLPEGFENDVRDFIDAMPGHIETYEGLLTGNKIWQKRTIGVAKISAEDAIDIGLTGPALRGSGVDWDLRRDNPYSGYEDYDFKVITRDGCDTFDRYKIRLDEMRESCKIIRQALEKLQPGPILADVPSVCLPEKKKVVNSIEGLIHQFKIITEGFKPEPGEVYQGIEAPKGELGYYMVSDGSANPFRMKIRPPSFVNLQALPQMIEGALLADVIAAIGTLDIVLGEIDR, from the coding sequence ATGGCAACTACAGAGACGATGACAATCAATATGGGACCTCAGCATCCGTCGACCCACGGCGTGTTGCAGCTGGTTCTTGAGCTGGATGGTGAGACCGTTGTTAAAGCGGTTCCCCATATCGGATTTTTGCACCGTGGTGTTGAGAAGCTGTCGGAAAATCGCAGTTACCACCGCGCGCTGCCCCTGACCGACCGTCTGGACTATCTGGCACCGATGAGTAACAACCTTGGCTATGTCCTGGCCGTGGAAAAACTGTTGGGTATCACCGATCAGATTCCGGAACGGGCCAAGGTGGTTCGCGTGATGATGGCGGAGCTGACCCGGATCAAAAGTCACTTGGTCTGGCTGGCAACCCACGCCCTTGATATTGGTGCCATGACCGTGTTCCTGTATTGCTTCCGTGAGCGTGAGGCGATCATGGATATGTATGAAAAACTGTCTGGTGCGCGGATGACGTCGAATTATTTCCGGGTTGGTGGTTTGTCACTTGATTTGCCGGAAGGCTTTGAAAACGATGTCCGTGATTTTATCGATGCCATGCCCGGACATATCGAGACCTATGAAGGCTTGCTGACCGGAAACAAAATCTGGCAGAAACGAACCATCGGCGTTGCGAAAATCAGTGCCGAAGATGCCATCGATATTGGCCTGACCGGTCCGGCTCTGCGCGGTAGTGGCGTGGATTGGGACCTGCGTCGTGACAACCCTTATTCAGGATATGAGGACTACGATTTCAAAGTGATCACTCGTGATGGCTGTGACACTTTTGATCGCTATAAGATCCGCCTCGATGAAATGCGTGAGTCCTGTAAGATTATTCGCCAAGCCCTTGAGAAGTTGCAGCCTGGCCCGATTCTCGCCGATGTCCCTTCAGTCTGTTTGCCTGAAAAAAAGAAGGTGGTTAACAGCATCGAAGGTCTGATCCATCAGTTTAAAATTATCACCGAAGGTTTCAAACCAGAGCCAGGTGAAGTGTATCAGGGGATTGAGGCGCCGAAAGGGGAGCTGGGTTACTATATGGTTTCCGATGGTAGCGCCAATCCGTTCCGTATGAAAATCCGGCCGCCGTCTTTTGTCAATCTCCAGGCTCTGCCGCAGATGATTGAAGGTGCTTTGCTGGCTGATGTTATCGCTGCCATCGGCACCTTGGATATCGTTCTGGGAGAGATTGACCGTTAA
- a CDS encoding NADH-quinone oxidoreductase subunit C — translation MSQAVVAKLKGAFAASVLDVKEHRGEVTVTVKKEDIVSVCRFLKEEAGYNFLCDLCGVDYLGQTPRFMVVYNLYNITTKERLRVKVPVEEQDCCVDTVSGVWSTANWPERECWDLMGISFAGHPDLRRILMPADWEGHPLRKDYPLQGPGRDPYQGRLS, via the coding sequence ATGAGCCAAGCTGTCGTAGCAAAGCTGAAAGGAGCCTTCGCCGCTTCCGTGTTGGATGTCAAAGAGCATCGCGGTGAAGTCACGGTCACAGTGAAAAAGGAAGATATCGTGTCTGTCTGCCGCTTTCTCAAAGAGGAAGCCGGCTACAACTTTTTGTGTGATCTGTGTGGAGTGGATTATCTCGGTCAAACCCCTCGTTTCATGGTCGTGTACAACCTGTATAACATTACGACCAAAGAGCGCTTGCGGGTCAAAGTGCCGGTTGAAGAGCAGGACTGCTGTGTCGATACGGTCAGCGGTGTCTGGTCGACGGCCAACTGGCCTGAGCGCGAGTGCTGGGATTTGATGGGGATCTCGTTCGCAGGACATCCGGATCTGCGTCGGATTCTTATGCCGGCTGATTGGGAAGGCCACCCCCTGCGCAAGGACTATCCGCTGCAGGGCCCTGGTCGCGATCCGTACCAGGGACGACTTTCGTAA
- a CDS encoding NADH-quinone oxidoreductase subunit B family protein, whose amino-acid sequence MGVNTPEQASGADYYHVLGNNIMTASLDKVVNWSRSRSLWPMTFGLACCAIEMMATGAARFDLDRMGVLFRASPRQADVIIIAGTVTHKMLPVIETVYEQMPEPKYVIAMGACASSGGVFDTYSVLQGIDQALPVDVYIPGCPPRPEGLLYGLIKLQEKIMRERNSFGAAIGAGKVIPG is encoded by the coding sequence ATGGGAGTAAACACACCAGAACAGGCTTCCGGAGCGGATTACTATCACGTTCTGGGCAATAATATCATGACGGCTTCTCTGGATAAGGTTGTCAACTGGTCACGTTCCCGTTCGCTGTGGCCCATGACCTTTGGTTTGGCCTGCTGTGCGATTGAGATGATGGCAACCGGTGCCGCCCGTTTTGACCTTGACCGCATGGGGGTGCTGTTTCGTGCGTCACCCCGTCAGGCGGATGTCATTATCATTGCTGGTACGGTTACCCATAAGATGTTGCCCGTTATTGAAACGGTTTATGAGCAGATGCCTGAACCCAAGTATGTCATCGCCATGGGGGCCTGTGCTTCCTCAGGTGGTGTGTTTGATACCTATAGTGTCCTGCAGGGGATTGATCAGGCGCTTCCGGTGGATGTCTATATTCCGGGCTGTCCTCCCCGTCCGGAGGGTTTGTTGTATGGTCTGATCAAGTTGCAGGAGAAGATCATGCGTGAGCGTAATAGCTTCGGCGCCGCTATCGGGGCCGGTAAAGTTATTCCCGGCTAG
- the ndhC gene encoding NADH-quinone oxidoreductase subunit A — MLESYLPILVLITVALLFALGSVTFSFLFGPKKPSAVKLAPYECGMPLIGTARERFSVKFYIVAMLFILFDIEAVFLYPWAVVFKRLGMFGFIEMGVFIVILLVGYVYVWKKGALEWE, encoded by the coding sequence ATGCTTGAGAGTTATCTGCCGATACTCGTCCTCATAACCGTTGCACTTTTGTTTGCATTAGGTTCGGTGACTTTCTCGTTTCTTTTCGGCCCCAAAAAGCCCAGTGCTGTCAAGCTTGCCCCCTACGAATGCGGGATGCCGCTGATTGGTACAGCTCGTGAGCGTTTCTCGGTCAAGTTCTACATCGTCGCCATGCTGTTCATTCTTTTTGATATTGAAGCGGTTTTCCTTTACCCATGGGCGGTTGTGTTCAAGCGCCTGGGAATGTTCGGCTTTATTGAGATGGGCGTCTTCATCGTGATCCTGCTGGTTGGCTATGTTTATGTCTGGAAAAAAGGAGCATTGGAATGGGAGTAA
- a CDS encoding complex I NDUFA9 subunit family protein: MRIFVTGATGFVGHHVIQRLLLNGHTVRCLVRKPTPSLARLAQVETVQGDVTTATGLKQAASGCDAVIHLVGIIRAFPQRGITFEKLHIEATRNIITAAEEAGIDRYLHMSANGASPDCPEAYGATKWRAEELVRQSQLKWTLFRPSLIFGPDGEFTRMLIQQLRFLPVIPVIGDGHYQLSPVNVDDVALGFVNALSSPQAIGKTYHCCGPDTCSYNELVDLIGQAMGRKHAFKLHHPLSMMLPTTRLMERFAFFPVTSNQISMLIRGNVCDPEPWTSELNIVPTTLSDSIKKALAG, encoded by the coding sequence ATGCGTATTTTTGTTACCGGTGCCACTGGCTTTGTCGGCCATCATGTCATTCAGCGCCTCCTGCTTAACGGTCACACGGTTCGCTGTCTGGTGCGCAAGCCAACCCCATCTCTGGCCCGCCTTGCGCAGGTGGAAACGGTTCAGGGTGATGTCACCACCGCTACGGGGCTGAAACAAGCGGCATCAGGCTGCGATGCCGTCATCCATCTGGTCGGCATCATTCGCGCCTTCCCACAACGGGGAATCACCTTTGAAAAACTCCACATTGAGGCCACTCGCAACATCATAACAGCAGCGGAAGAGGCCGGCATCGACCGCTATCTGCACATGAGTGCCAACGGTGCCAGTCCAGACTGTCCCGAAGCCTATGGCGCAACCAAGTGGCGCGCTGAAGAACTGGTACGACAGTCGCAACTCAAATGGACGTTGTTCCGACCATCGCTCATTTTTGGCCCGGATGGCGAGTTCACGCGCATGCTTATCCAGCAGCTTCGCTTTCTGCCGGTGATCCCCGTCATCGGTGATGGCCACTACCAACTCAGCCCTGTCAACGTTGACGATGTCGCACTCGGTTTCGTCAACGCGTTATCCTCTCCTCAGGCCATCGGTAAAACCTACCACTGCTGCGGACCGGACACCTGCAGCTACAATGAACTGGTCGACCTCATTGGCCAGGCAATGGGCCGCAAGCACGCCTTCAAACTGCATCACCCCCTGAGCATGATGTTGCCGACAACACGGCTGATGGAACGTTTTGCTTTCTTCCCCGTCACCAGCAACCAGATTTCCATGCTGATTCGCGGCAATGTCTGCGATCCTGAACCATGGACCAGTGAACTGAATATTGTACCGACAACTCTGTCCGACAGCATTAAAAAAGCCCTGGCCGGTTAA
- a CDS encoding iron-sulfur cluster assembly scaffold protein yields the protein MGAVKAMYTDKVMDHFSNPRNVGQIENPNVVVKVGDPGCGDAVLIFLKIDDNVITNVKYKVYGCGAAIATTSMASTMVEGKTLEEALEVTDEKVAEALGGLPDSKMHCSNLAATAIRAAVTRYLTPPEEGTAS from the coding sequence ATGGGAGCGGTAAAGGCTATGTACACGGATAAAGTGATGGATCATTTCTCCAACCCGAGAAATGTAGGGCAGATTGAGAACCCCAATGTCGTCGTTAAGGTGGGAGATCCCGGTTGCGGTGATGCGGTTCTGATTTTTTTGAAGATAGACGACAATGTCATTACCAACGTGAAATACAAAGTGTATGGCTGTGGGGCTGCTATTGCAACAACATCGATGGCCAGTACCATGGTTGAGGGTAAGACCCTTGAAGAGGCGCTGGAGGTGACGGATGAAAAGGTTGCTGAGGCGCTCGGCGGGTTGCCGGATAGTAAGATGCATTGTTCCAATCTTGCGGCTACAGCGATTCGTGCTGCGGTCACCCGCTATTTGACGCCTCCTGAAGAGGGCACCGCGTCTTAG